A stretch of DNA from Methylogaea oryzae:
CACCTCAAGCAACTGGAAGCGGAAAGCATCCACATCATCCGCGAAGTGGCGGCCGAATTTGAACGCCCGGTGATGCTCTATTCCATCGGCAAGGACTCGGCGGTGATGCTGCACTTGGCCATGAAGGCCTTCCATCCGGGCAAGCCACCCTTCCCGCTCATGCACGTGGACACCACCTGGAAGTTCCGCGAGATGATCGAGTTCCGCGACCGGCACGCCAAGAACCTGGGCCTGGACCTCATCGTCCACGTCAACCCGGAAGGCGTCGCGCAAGGCATCGGCCCCTTCACCCACGGCAGCAAGAAGCACACCGACATCATGAAGACCGAGGGCTTGAAGCAGGCCCTGGACAAATACCAGTTCGACGCGGCTTTCGGCGGCGCCCGCCGCGACGAGGAGAAATCCCGCGCCAAGGAGCGCGTCTACTCCTTCCGCGACAAGAACCACCGCTGGGATCCGAAAAACCAGCGCCCGGAACTGTGGAACCTGTTCAACGGCAAGATCAACAAGGGCGAGTCCATCCGCGTCTTCC
This window harbors:
- the cysD gene encoding sulfate adenylyltransferase subunit CysD; its protein translation is MNEYQLTHLKQLEAESIHIIREVAAEFERPVMLYSIGKDSAVMLHLAMKAFHPGKPPFPLMHVDTTWKFREMIEFRDRHAKNLGLDLIVHVNPEGVAQGIGPFTHGSKKHTDIMKTEGLKQALDKYQFDAAFGGARRDEEKSRAKERVYSFRDKNHRWDPKNQRPELWNLFNGKINKGESIRVFPLSNWTELDIWQYIYLENIPIVPLYFAKERPVVQREGTWIMVDDERMPLEPGETPEMKMVRFRTLGCYPLTGAVESTATTLPEIIQEMLLTTTSERQGRMIDHDQAGSMEQKKMEGYF